The DNA region CAAAAATTAtcattttaaccatgttttgagactatatagtgtatgtttacatttactttgtttacaaacattggcgtaaaacaagcttatattttgggttctgatagggtttgacagttgaactaagctcctgagacatttataagttatattcttcaagaatccaTGGGTACATAAAAATTAATTTattagtccaaaaatggatgtagcaaccgctgattgcccattttagaatATCTTGTATGAGTTCCAATTTAAATCCCATGACAGATTCTCACAATGTCAaatcaatgcagttttaagaaaatagagttaagaaaatatttactaaataaatacaaataaaattacaaaataaaataacaataacgatgctatatacagggggtaccggtactgagtcaatgtgcgggggtacaggttagtcgaggtaatttgtacatgtaggtaggggtaaagtgactatacatagacaataaacagtgagtagcagcagtgtaaaaacaaagggggggggggtcaatgtaaatagtccaggtggccattttattaattgttcagcagtcttatggcttggggatagaagctgttaaggagccttttggacctagacttggcgctccggtactgcttgccgtgcggtagcagagagaacagtctatgacttgggtgactggagtctttgacaatttttgtcAACTGTAAGATACTGTCAGTACTAGTAGTGGAAGACATGCGTAAGAGGAGAATTACCCACCTAGAGATGTGAGAGTTGTTGGTCTTGGTTGTTGACTCCCCAGACTGTATGCTGGGTGGACTCTGATGAATGTCTGTCTTGGGTCTGCACAGGAAAACACAGAGGAGTATATTAGTAAAGTTCATGTCTGGAGAGGAAAGATGCTTGCACAAACACTGAACAGACATCTTATTCCTTTATAAATACACACTGACCTGATCTTTTTGATGCTTGGTTTCTTAGCAAtgggcctggctgggctgatctCTTTGATGCTGGGTTTCTTGGCAAtgggcctggctgggctgatctCTTTGATGCTGGGTTTCTTGGCAAtgggcctggctgggctgatctCTTTGATGCTGGGTTTCTTGGCGAtgggcctggctgggctgatctCTTTGATACTGGGTTTCTTAGCGATGGGACTGGCTGGGCTGATCTCTTTAATACTGGGTTTCTTGGCGAtgggcctggctgggctgatgtcTTTGATGCTGGGTTTCTTAGCGAtgggcctggctgggctgatctCTTTGATGCTGGGTTTCTTGGCGAtgggcctggctgggctgatgtcTTTGATGCTGGGTTTCTTAGTGAtgggcctggctgggctgatgtcTTTGTTGCTGGGTTTCTTAGCGAtgggcctggctgggctgatgtcTTTGATGCTGGGTTTCTTAGCGAtgggcctggctgggctgatgtcTTTGATGCTGGGTTTCTTAGCGAtgggcctggctgggctgatctCTTTCCCTatttctttctcctcctctttctctggcTTCTCTGCTTGGTCCTTGTCTGgcttctccttccccctctggTCTTTATCCAGGGGAGGTTctacttctccttcttctccttctggCCTCACTCTCTCCGGAAGCTCTCCCTCAGGGTGCTCCCCCTCCCCGTCCAAGAGCTCCCCGTCCGGGCCGTGCTCCATCTCaggcctctccttcctctccttcttggGCGGGGGAGGCATCGCGTACTGCTGAGCCACCTGCTGGGCCACCAGCTGGGAGTTGATCCTGGGTTTCCTATAGAGGCCAGGGCACAAACAGAGATTTGCAGGCAGCAGCGACTCCAGGCTCAGCTTACTCAGGACATGATGACCATGAGCAGCCCCTGCCTGACCACATAGCAACACACACTCTCTGTATCATCTTATAAGGAGTTTGCTGGATTGAGCCACAGTGCCTCTGTGGAGTGAAAGGGTTAATGTACACAcacggctggctggctgggtgtaaGTGACAGCTCTTGGTCGGGCTGGTCTGTTTGAAGAGTAATCTCACTAGCTCAGTGCTGTAATAAAATGAATGTGGGAATCACAAGGTGGGACATTTGCAGCCCGTCATTTACGTCCTCTAATCTGATTACTGCAGCGTTGGCCCCATTTGTCAGACTGGGATACACAGGGACGTGCAGCCCCTCACTTACTAGCTGGCTAGCCTACCAGAGCAGAATGAAGTCACTCTCTGTGGCTCGCTCTGTCGTcactcacacacagaaacacctAGCCTTTTCTCTTTGAGCCAAACCATTCTCATTCAGCAGGCAAATGCGTtgtgagtgagagatggagacaaaTGAGTGCCTCGTATATGAATAAAAGTATCTAGGATAAAAGGCTCAGTGGGAGCTCATCACTCTTCATCCTGAGAGGTTAGGACAGGTACCTCATGAAAAACAAATGTACGTTTCCTCTCTTAAAAACACTTGAGTCAACTGAATGAGAACCCGGGGATTATCGTGTGAATAACTCccgactaagggctgttcttaggaaACAGCCCTTTGGAGGGTAATATTCACAATAATTCCTGggttattgcttttataaaacggttaccccattttttttatttctaaGATTACATGTTttcaataaaacatttattttcattagTCAATTAATTTTCTTTCATCCTTCCACCTGACGAAGTTGCTAGCCAAATGAGCTGGTCGTCCATTCCAAACATTCTAAGCAATAAAGGTTGCCAGGCAGGCTACAGTAGCTACCAACTAAAGCTAGCACACAATCACACCAAGCAGCTGAAATGACCGCAAATTGCATTCTCATTTGTTTCTATTGCCATTTCTTTGGATATATCCATTATAATGATCCTGATAAATGAATTCACCTGGCTCAGAAGTTGTCAGTCTCTTCACGTTCATTCTCTCTATGGCAGCTGGAGATTGCAAAAAAAACTGCAACATTGTTGCACAGGTCAGCGAGGAAGGCAGCAAGGTTTAGACTAAGCCCAACTGTTGCTTACCAAATGCTAACCGAGTAACATGGGGAAATAATGGCTAGACACTTTTTTCCTGGGGAGATTAAGTTTATGAATTACCAGGCATGGCTGTGGGACAGTGGAACTGTTAACAGGCATTACCCTGGGGATtgctatcaaccaatcagcatccaggatccaaacaaacTGTATTATAACAGATTTTAAGTCCCTAcgattatatacagtaccagtcaaaagtttggacacacctactcattctaggttttttttctttattattactattttctacattgtagaatgatagtgaagacatcaaaactatgaaataacacatatggagtcatgaagtaaccaaaaaaagtgttaaacaaattaaaatatatttgagatttgagattcttcaaatagccaccctttgccttgatgacagctttgcacactcttggcattctctcaactagcttcatgaggtagtcacctggaatgcatttcaattaacaggtgtgccttgttaaaagttagttttaatgcgtttgagcaaatcagttgtgttgtgacaaggtagggttggtatacagaagatagccttatttggtaaaagatcaagtccatattatggcaagaacagttcaaataagcaaagagaaacgacagtccatcgttactttaagacatgaaagtcagtcaatccggaaaatgtcaagaacttttaaattttcttcaagtgc from Coregonus clupeaformis isolate EN_2021a chromosome 12, ASM2061545v1, whole genome shotgun sequence includes:
- the LOC121578275 gene encoding RING1 and YY1-binding protein B isoform X1, with product MGDKKSPTRPKRQAKPSADDGYWDCSVCTFKNSAEAFKCSICDVRKGTSTRKPRINSQLVAQQVAQQYAMPPPPKKERKERPEMEHGPDGELLDGEGEHPEGELPERVRPEGEEGEVEPPLDKDQRGKEKPDKDQAEKPEKEEEKEIGKEISPARPIAKKPSIKDISPARPIAKKPSIKDISPARPIAKKPSNKDISPARPITKKPSIKDISPARPIAKKPSIKEISPARPIAKKPSIKDISPARPIAKKPSIKEISPASPIAKKPSIKEISPARPIAKKPSIKEISPARPIAKKPSIKEISPARPIAKKPSIKEISPARPIAKKPSIKKIRPKTDIHQSPPSIQSGESTTKTNNSHISRPKLKNIDRSTAQQLAITVGNVTVIITDFKEKTRSSSTSSSTVTSSSGSEQRHQSSGSESMDKSSSRASTPKGELSVGHDESF
- the LOC121578275 gene encoding RING1 and YY1-binding protein isoform X3; amino-acid sequence: MGDKKSPTRPKRQAKPSADDGYWDCSVCTFKNSAEAFKCSICDVRKGTSTRKPRINSQLVAQQVAQQYAMPPPPKKERKERPEMEHGPDGELLDGEGEHPEGELPERVRPEGEEGEVEPPLDKDQRGKEKPDKDQAEKPEKEEEKEIGKEISPARPIAKKPSIKDISPARPIAKKPSNKDISPARPITKKPSIKDISPARPIAKKPSIKEISPARPIAKKPSIKDISPARPIAKKPSIKEISPASPIAKKPSIKEISPARPIAKKPSIKEISPARPIAKKPSIKEISPARPIAKKPSIKEISPARPIAKKPSIKKIRPKTDIHQSPPSIQSGESTTKTNNSHISRPKLKNIDRSTAQQLAITVGNVTVIITDFKEKTRSSSTSSSTVTSSSGSEQRHQSSGSESMDKSSSRASTPKGELSVGHDESF
- the LOC121578275 gene encoding RING1 and YY1-binding protein isoform X2, with the translated sequence MGDKKSPTRPKRQAKPSADDGYWDCSVCTFKNSAEAFKCSICDVRKGTSTRKPRINSQLVAQQVAQQYAMPPPPKKERKERPEMEHGPDGELLDGEGEHPEGELPERVRPEGEEGEVEPPLDKDQRGKEKPDKDQAEKPEKEEEKEIGKEISPARPIAKKPSIKDISPARPIAKKPSNKDISPARPITKKPSIKDISPARPIAKKPSIKEISPARPIAKKPSIKDISPARPIAKKPSIKEISPASPIAKKPSIKEISPARPIAKKPSIKEISPARPIAKKPSIKEISPARPIAKKPSIKEISPARPIAKKPSIKKIRPKTDIHQSPPSIQSGESTTKTNNSHISRPKLKNIDRSTAQQLAITVGNVTVIITDFKEKTRSSSTSSSTVTSSSGSEQRHQSSGSESMDKSSSRASTPKGELSVGHDESF